A stretch of Lathyrus oleraceus cultivar Zhongwan6 chromosome 6, CAAS_Psat_ZW6_1.0, whole genome shotgun sequence DNA encodes these proteins:
- the LOC127092542 gene encoding amino acid permease 1 isoform X2 translates to MGYGPIRMDSWFPDPINGKRNYTYMQAVKVYLGGRMHVICGIIVYAKLAGITVGYTITSSTSLAAIGKSICLRSKGHQANCRSSYNPYMIGFGTLQLFLSQIPNFHTLTWLSSIAAITSFGYVLIAIGLCFSILISGKGASTSIFGTKVGPELSAADKIWRTCSSFGNIALACNYATVIYDIMDTLRSTPSESKQMKKANLTGLSTMTMIFLLCSCLGYAAFGDKTPGNIFAGFSEPYWLVAIGDICIVIHMVGAYQVMAQPFFRVIEIGANIMWPDSNFINKDYQISMCKTTIAVNLFRLIWRTIFVIIATILAMAMPFFNEVLSLLGALGFGPLVVFFPIQMHISQKSIRILTFKWCAFQLLNCLCLFVSLVAAVASVHQISQNLHKFKIFGYKN, encoded by the exons ATGGGCTATGGCCCAATTAGGATGGATAGCTG GTTTCCAGACCCAATCAATGGAAAACGAAATTATACTTATATGCAAGCTGTCAAGGTTTATTTAG GTGGAAGGATGCACGTGATTTGTGGAATAATTGTGTATGCAAAGCTAGCTGGAATCACAGTGGGCTACACAATAACTTCATCCACAAGTTTGGC AGCAATAGGGAAATCGATTTGCCTCCGTAGTAAAGGACATCAAGCTAATTGCAGGAGCTCTTATAATCCATACATGATTGGTTTTGGGACATTGCAGCTTTTCTTGTCTCAAATTCCAAACTTTCACACATTGACATGGCTCTCATCAATTGCTGCTATTACATCATTTGGTTATGTATTAATTGCAATTGGTCTTTGTTTTTCGATACTTATTTCAG GAAAAGGCGCATCAACCAGCATATTTGGAACAAAAGTAGGACCAGAACTATCAGCTGCAGATAAAATTTGGAGAACTTGCAGTTCATTCGGAAATATAGCACTTGCTTGCAACTATGCCACTGTTATTTATGACATAATG GACACGCTAAGGTCAACTCCATCAGAAAGTAAACAAATGAAAAAGGCTAACTTAACAGGGCTCTCAACAATGACAATGATATTCCTTCTATGTAGTTGCCTTGGCTATGCTGCTTTTGGTGATAAAACACCTGGAAATATTTTTGCTGGATTTTCTGAACCCTATTGGCTGGTTGCAATTGGAGATATATGTATAGTTATCCATATGGTTGGAGCATATCAG GTGATGGCTCAACCATTTTTCCGCGTCATCGAAATTGGTGCTAACATCATGTGGCCTGATTCAAATTTCATAAACAAGGATTATCAAATTAGCATGTGCAAGACAACAATTGCTGTGAACTTGTTTAGGCTAATTTGGAGGACTATATTTGTGATAATAGCAACAATTCTTGCCATGGCAATGCCATTTTTCAATGAAGTTCTTTCTCTCCTTGGAGCACTTGGGTTTGGACCCTTAGTTGTGTTCTTTCCTATACAAATGCACATTTCCCAAAAGAGCATACGAATACTAACATTTAAGTGGTGTGCATTCCAACTTTTGAATTGTTTGTGTTTGTTCGTCTCCCTTGTTGCTGCAGTAGCTTCAGTTCATCAGATTAGCCAAAATCTACATAAATTCAAGATTTTTGGTTATAAAAATTAG
- the LOC127092542 gene encoding amino acid permease 1 isoform X1, with protein MDLEVDDDGRLKRTGNVLTATTHIITVVIGAGVLALAWAMAQLGWIAGIFSVLLFASISLFTYNLVADCYRFPDPINGKRNYTYMQAVKVYLGGRMHVICGIIVYAKLAGITVGYTITSSTSLAAIGKSICLRSKGHQANCRSSYNPYMIGFGTLQLFLSQIPNFHTLTWLSSIAAITSFGYVLIAIGLCFSILISGKGASTSIFGTKVGPELSAADKIWRTCSSFGNIALACNYATVIYDIMDTLRSTPSESKQMKKANLTGLSTMTMIFLLCSCLGYAAFGDKTPGNIFAGFSEPYWLVAIGDICIVIHMVGAYQVMAQPFFRVIEIGANIMWPDSNFINKDYQISMCKTTIAVNLFRLIWRTIFVIIATILAMAMPFFNEVLSLLGALGFGPLVVFFPIQMHISQKSIRILTFKWCAFQLLNCLCLFVSLVAAVASVHQISQNLHKFKIFGYKN; from the exons GTAATGTGTTGACTGCTACAACACACATAATAACAGTAGTAATTGGGGCAGGAGTATTGGCTTTGGCATGGGCTATGGCCCAATTAGGATGGATAGCTGGTATATTCAGTGTACTGCTCTTTGCATCTATCTCTCTTTTTACTTACAATCTTGTAGCCGATTGCTATAGGTTTCCAGACCCAATCAATGGAAAACGAAATTATACTTATATGCAAGCTGTCAAGGTTTATTTAG GTGGAAGGATGCACGTGATTTGTGGAATAATTGTGTATGCAAAGCTAGCTGGAATCACAGTGGGCTACACAATAACTTCATCCACAAGTTTGGC AGCAATAGGGAAATCGATTTGCCTCCGTAGTAAAGGACATCAAGCTAATTGCAGGAGCTCTTATAATCCATACATGATTGGTTTTGGGACATTGCAGCTTTTCTTGTCTCAAATTCCAAACTTTCACACATTGACATGGCTCTCATCAATTGCTGCTATTACATCATTTGGTTATGTATTAATTGCAATTGGTCTTTGTTTTTCGATACTTATTTCAG GAAAAGGCGCATCAACCAGCATATTTGGAACAAAAGTAGGACCAGAACTATCAGCTGCAGATAAAATTTGGAGAACTTGCAGTTCATTCGGAAATATAGCACTTGCTTGCAACTATGCCACTGTTATTTATGACATAATG GACACGCTAAGGTCAACTCCATCAGAAAGTAAACAAATGAAAAAGGCTAACTTAACAGGGCTCTCAACAATGACAATGATATTCCTTCTATGTAGTTGCCTTGGCTATGCTGCTTTTGGTGATAAAACACCTGGAAATATTTTTGCTGGATTTTCTGAACCCTATTGGCTGGTTGCAATTGGAGATATATGTATAGTTATCCATATGGTTGGAGCATATCAG GTGATGGCTCAACCATTTTTCCGCGTCATCGAAATTGGTGCTAACATCATGTGGCCTGATTCAAATTTCATAAACAAGGATTATCAAATTAGCATGTGCAAGACAACAATTGCTGTGAACTTGTTTAGGCTAATTTGGAGGACTATATTTGTGATAATAGCAACAATTCTTGCCATGGCAATGCCATTTTTCAATGAAGTTCTTTCTCTCCTTGGAGCACTTGGGTTTGGACCCTTAGTTGTGTTCTTTCCTATACAAATGCACATTTCCCAAAAGAGCATACGAATACTAACATTTAAGTGGTGTGCATTCCAACTTTTGAATTGTTTGTGTTTGTTCGTCTCCCTTGTTGCTGCAGTAGCTTCAGTTCATCAGATTAGCCAAAATCTACATAAATTCAAGATTTTTGGTTATAAAAATTAG